The window CTGACAGATGCCCCCCTGTGGATGTCGGAGGGATTGGCTCATCTTGTCGCGCGACCCTTGGGGGAAGGTCACGCGTTGTCGCATGAAGTACATGGCGGCGGAACGTTGGGCCGACAGTCGGACGCGTGTCCGACCGACGAGGAACTGCGACGGCCGGGGAGCCTCGACGCCATGCGCCAGGTCTACGCCGCTGCCGCCGCCTGCGCCGCCGCCGCCCTCCCTGCCGGAGTCGCGGGCTGGCGCACGCTGCTGCACCCTCGATGACCCTCACGCTCGTATAGGCCTGGTGAGCGCATGAACGCCCCAGCCGCCATCCTCACGCCGCCCGCCCGTGCCGACAGGGACCAGCGCCTGCTCGATGCCGCGCGCGCAGGCGACCTCGACGCCTTCGAGGCGCTCGTGCGACGGTACCAGCGCACGGTCTACACGCTGGCGTGGCACGGCCTGCGAGACCAGATGGCGGCCGAGGATGTCGCGCAGGACGTCTTCCTCCAGTTGCACACCGCGCTGCCACGCATCGCGTCCGGCGCGCACCTCGGGGCGTGGCTTCGACGCACGACGTCGCATCGCGTCATCGACGCGCTGCGCGCCAGGCGCGTGCCTCGCTCGCTCGAAGACATCGCCGAACTCCAGGTCGACGCGGCACCATCCGATCCGCTTGCGGATCGCCTGGTGCACCGCGCTCTTGCCCGACTGGCCCCTCGTGCGCGCGTCGTGGTGATGCTGCGCTACATGGACGATCTCGCACCGACCGAGATCGCCGACGCCCTCGACATGTCGTTGAACACCGTGAAGAGCCACCTGCGCCGCGGCCTGCTCGTGCTGCGTGCGCGCCTGCAGCGGGAGCAACGCCGATGAACCCC is drawn from Acidobacteriota bacterium and contains these coding sequences:
- a CDS encoding sigma-70 family RNA polymerase sigma factor → MNAPAAILTPPARADRDQRLLDAARAGDLDAFEALVRRYQRTVYTLAWHGLRDQMAAEDVAQDVFLQLHTALPRIASGAHLGAWLRRTTSHRVIDALRARRVPRSLEDIAELQVDAAPSDPLADRLVHRALARLAPRARVVVMLRYMDDLAPTEIADALDMSLNTVKSHLRRGLLVLRARLQREQRR